In one window of Pseudobdellovibrionaceae bacterium DNA:
- a CDS encoding AbrB family transcriptional regulator: protein MKPVKLTSKNQASVPKEIREFLAVGPGDSIVYEIENDKVVVRKAQGLDLQWHSAVSDLLDEWNSQEDEEAFEHLQNI from the coding sequence ATGAAACCTGTTAAGCTGACTTCAAAAAATCAAGCGAGCGTGCCTAAAGAAATTCGAGAATTTCTGGCTGTGGGTCCAGGGGATTCCATTGTGTATGAGATTGAGAACGACAAAGTGGTGGTTCGAAAGGCTCAAGGCCTGGACCTGCAGTGGCATTCGGCTGTATCAGATCTGCTAGATGAGTGGAACTCACAGGAAGACGAGGAAGCCTTTGAGCACTTACAAAATATTTGA
- a CDS encoding type II toxin-antitoxin system PemK/MazF family toxin yields MSGTHRKTRKPLSTYKIFDIVVVPFPFTDKRETKNRPALVISESDQKTRTLAMITSAVNATWKFDVPISDLEKSGLYVPCKVRMKLFTLDEGLIKKKVGHLEKKDQIAVKAKLKKYLKL; encoded by the coding sequence ATGAGTGGAACTCACAGGAAGACGAGGAAGCCTTTGAGCACTTACAAAATATTTGATATTGTCGTGGTCCCATTTCCTTTCACAGACAAACGCGAGACAAAAAATCGACCGGCATTGGTGATATCAGAGTCTGATCAGAAGACAAGAACACTGGCCATGATCACCAGTGCAGTCAACGCCACTTGGAAATTTGACGTACCCATCTCTGACTTGGAGAAATCAGGTCTCTACGTGCCATGTAAGGTGAGAATGAAGCTCTTCACCTTGGACGAGGGTCTCATCAAAAAAAAGGTGGGCCACTTAGAAAAAAAAGACCAAATCGCTGTTAAGGCAAAGTTGAAAAAGTATTTAAAGCTTTAA
- a CDS encoding VCBS repeat-containing protein — MNKKYFARLFGMLLAPLLFGACENVVPTFGTQFSQSVKVKSLVAGDRTACVVTEDRMAYCWGSNWGEIIGRHNDKLSDYSSEPVELAPLQTLNTLGVSQISIGEHHVCALTDTKEIFCWGESGSGEVGQATLPDRYSKPVKVAGLERVISLDVGDKASCAVDESGDVYCWGYLYSQDTSNWASHGVPEKVNSLSGKALKVAVGDSHICALMAQDSSVKCWGGNYEGQFGDGGYGSEDYIPRAVQDNDLVNLTGIVSFSAGGRHTCALAQDSGILCWGANENSQSGEMYSAGPTAVVLSTMSSNHQLYATALKEENSTEFKGAVQVASGENFSCARKSSGEVYCWGANWSGQLGRGHTDGQNQKFPKLVVGLYDATHLAVGSDFACAVSESQGVVCWGSDTEGQVGSRAVKEYRNPDRELPALLNPGEILSKVAANDNGGCVAKYQSATLNSEIVCWGQGMSHSPLQNNADNPTAPVVVGSVPGNVEKLDLGYDHGCAITNNFGTKEAYCWGYNNNRILGVGNYGIYPSGGAIPQSGGNFYRSITLDGNPNVAWISGSYVKLAPFSNLGSSIPVAFGSSVMDFHVGDFNNDGVDDIAAIAGSNFKLVTGNGDGTFGAATSSGVSSGGLHQVGDIDSDGDLDFVFNQSNYISIQENDGTGYFGSSGNNILNIDLGGGGGGHLDGMVMSDFDRDGKLNVAAIYHSSGYQLRIYRIDNASSGVDVVGTYLDDLGGTISKVFANDLDGDGVIEIIAETNEYSQRRAKMYNFDGANLIFRGDIELGSNSGTIELVDIDKNGIKDILNYYSSGGEIFKLTLGSGGVFQNIEPSPIYYSVSMSTQDAVAVGPNDDLVSVQYDGYYHFQNLSIGGANENEWSPPRLVRNSSGEPFTDVQDIAVGRDHTCLVADRAWGFPTLDRGVTCWGQQRQGRFANGMGNDYWEQYPGTYWAQDSGFVELEQITKISAGSNYTCALDESSNLYCWGGNENGQLGIVNNNMDELYAQHVMTSASNVETGDYHTCAQLSNGSVQCWGAGWDGQLGNGNDNQSDQPVNVLDAISKTPVMNANDLSLGRNHTCISRAEGGGNSLYCFGNNSRGQLGGYDHRSLYPELVGGLGPMNGFASGSEHTCAIVNLGVRCWGSNSQGQLGVLDAPLNYPSPNRVRFY, encoded by the coding sequence GTGAATAAAAAATACTTTGCCCGTCTTTTTGGGATGCTGTTAGCGCCGCTTCTTTTTGGCGCCTGCGAGAATGTGGTTCCAACCTTTGGGACCCAGTTCTCTCAATCCGTGAAAGTGAAGTCTCTGGTGGCGGGTGACCGAACGGCTTGCGTGGTGACCGAAGACCGAATGGCCTACTGTTGGGGATCTAACTGGGGTGAAATCATCGGTCGCCACAATGATAAATTGAGCGATTACTCCTCTGAGCCAGTAGAGCTAGCTCCGCTACAAACTCTAAACACACTAGGAGTGAGTCAGATCAGTATTGGCGAACACCATGTTTGCGCGCTGACCGATACAAAAGAAATTTTCTGTTGGGGCGAAAGTGGCAGTGGTGAGGTAGGTCAAGCCACGCTTCCAGATCGATATTCCAAGCCGGTAAAAGTGGCAGGTCTAGAACGGGTCATATCTTTAGATGTGGGTGATAAGGCCAGTTGCGCGGTGGACGAGTCGGGCGATGTGTATTGCTGGGGCTACTTGTATTCTCAAGATACATCTAATTGGGCCAGTCACGGGGTGCCTGAGAAAGTGAACTCTTTGTCAGGAAAAGCCTTAAAGGTTGCGGTGGGTGACTCGCATATTTGCGCACTCATGGCTCAAGATAGCTCAGTGAAGTGCTGGGGTGGAAACTATGAGGGGCAATTTGGTGACGGGGGATATGGCAGCGAAGATTATATTCCTCGTGCCGTTCAAGACAACGATCTCGTCAATTTGACTGGAATAGTGAGCTTCTCTGCCGGCGGCCGTCACACCTGTGCGCTAGCGCAAGACTCTGGTATTTTGTGCTGGGGCGCCAATGAAAACAGCCAATCCGGGGAGATGTATTCAGCCGGGCCAACGGCTGTGGTTCTGTCGACCATGTCCTCAAACCATCAGTTGTACGCCACGGCTCTGAAAGAAGAAAATAGCACTGAGTTTAAGGGCGCAGTCCAAGTGGCGTCGGGCGAAAATTTCTCTTGTGCAAGAAAATCCTCAGGCGAAGTTTACTGCTGGGGGGCCAATTGGAGTGGCCAATTGGGCCGAGGCCATACCGATGGCCAAAATCAAAAGTTTCCGAAACTCGTTGTGGGTTTATATGACGCCACTCATTTAGCTGTGGGCTCTGACTTTGCCTGTGCTGTCAGTGAAAGCCAAGGTGTTGTCTGCTGGGGCAGTGACACCGAGGGGCAGGTAGGAAGTCGGGCCGTGAAAGAATACCGAAACCCTGATCGCGAGCTGCCAGCCCTATTGAATCCGGGCGAGATATTATCAAAAGTGGCAGCCAATGATAATGGCGGTTGTGTGGCGAAATATCAATCAGCGACCTTAAATTCTGAAATTGTGTGCTGGGGCCAAGGTATGAGTCATTCACCTCTGCAAAACAATGCAGATAATCCCACAGCTCCAGTGGTCGTGGGATCAGTGCCCGGCAATGTGGAGAAGCTGGATCTCGGCTATGATCATGGCTGCGCTATTACAAATAATTTTGGTACAAAAGAAGCCTATTGCTGGGGCTACAACAATAATCGCATTCTGGGTGTCGGAAATTATGGAATCTATCCCTCTGGCGGGGCCATTCCTCAATCGGGTGGGAACTTTTATCGATCGATCACGTTAGATGGAAATCCAAATGTCGCGTGGATTTCGGGTTCCTATGTCAAATTGGCACCTTTTTCGAATTTGGGTTCATCCATACCTGTAGCTTTTGGCTCTTCAGTGATGGATTTTCATGTGGGTGACTTCAATAATGATGGGGTTGATGATATTGCTGCAATAGCGGGCTCGAACTTCAAATTGGTCACGGGAAATGGTGATGGGACTTTTGGCGCAGCTACTTCTAGTGGCGTTAGTAGTGGCGGCCTTCATCAAGTTGGCGATATTGATTCTGACGGCGATTTGGATTTCGTGTTTAATCAGTCAAATTATATATCCATTCAGGAAAATGACGGGACCGGATATTTTGGGTCAAGTGGCAATAATATACTGAACATTGACCTTGGCGGTGGCGGCGGCGGGCATCTTGACGGGATGGTAATGTCTGATTTTGATCGAGATGGAAAGCTCAACGTGGCAGCCATATATCACTCGTCTGGTTATCAATTGAGAATTTATCGAATCGACAACGCATCAAGCGGAGTAGATGTTGTCGGCACGTATCTGGATGATTTGGGGGGCACGATCAGCAAAGTGTTTGCCAATGATTTAGATGGTGATGGCGTCATCGAGATAATTGCGGAAACTAATGAGTACTCCCAGCGCCGAGCCAAAATGTACAATTTTGATGGCGCAAATCTGATATTTCGCGGAGACATTGAGCTTGGCTCTAATTCGGGAACCATTGAGCTTGTCGATATTGATAAAAATGGCATCAAAGATATTTTGAATTACTATTCGTCTGGCGGTGAAATATTTAAGTTGACGCTGGGGTCAGGGGGAGTTTTCCAAAACATCGAACCCTCACCCATTTATTACTCCGTATCCATGTCGACCCAGGATGCCGTCGCTGTCGGGCCCAATGACGATTTAGTCAGCGTACAATATGACGGATATTACCACTTCCAAAATTTATCTATTGGTGGCGCCAACGAAAACGAGTGGTCGCCACCAAGATTAGTGCGAAATTCCAGCGGGGAGCCGTTTACGGATGTTCAGGACATTGCCGTTGGTCGTGATCACACCTGTTTGGTGGCCGACCGAGCTTGGGGATTTCCCACCCTTGATAGAGGCGTCACCTGCTGGGGCCAGCAGCGTCAAGGGCGTTTTGCCAACGGAATGGGGAATGATTATTGGGAACAATACCCCGGTACGTATTGGGCCCAAGATAGTGGATTTGTGGAGCTCGAACAAATCACAAAAATATCCGCCGGCTCCAATTACACCTGTGCTTTAGATGAAAGTAGTAACCTCTACTGCTGGGGCGGTAACGAGAATGGCCAGCTAGGCATTGTTAATAACAATATGGATGAATTGTACGCTCAACATGTGATGACTTCGGCATCTAATGTCGAAACCGGCGATTATCACACCTGCGCGCAGCTTAGTAATGGAAGTGTACAATGCTGGGGTGCCGGTTGGGATGGGCAGCTGGGCAATGGAAACGACAATCAGTCTGACCAACCCGTGAATGTTTTGGATGCCATTTCAAAAACACCTGTAATGAATGCAAATGATCTAAGCTTGGGGCGCAACCACACCTGCATCAGTCGTGCAGAAGGTGGTGGCAACAGCCTGTACTGCTTTGGAAATAACAGCCGAGGCCAGCTCGGAGGCTATGACCATCGATCCTTGTACCCGGAATTGGTGGGTGGCCTTGGGCCAATGAATGGCTTTGCATCGGGTTCTGAGCACACGTGTGCTATTGTCAACCTAGGTGTTCGCTGCTGGGGCTCTAATAGCCAGGGGCAGTTGGGTGTATTAGATGCGCCTCTTAATTATCCATCACCTAACCGCGTGCGGTTTTACTAA